In the Gossypium raimondii isolate GPD5lz chromosome 9, ASM2569854v1, whole genome shotgun sequence genome, one interval contains:
- the LOC105798874 gene encoding uncharacterized protein LOC105798874 has product MSGSGGVSIARSRGGESRFYNPPPMRKQQQLQQQQQQQQMTTTTMQRREQRPPLISKGSTEKRTDHEDCATLLPSSSSSSSSANNSSKTNDDNSTNLDRFLEFTTPVVSAQYLPKTSIRGCRGQERGLECPPYFALKDLWESFKEWSAYGAGVPLLLNGSDSVMQYYVPYLSGIQLYVDPSRPSPRQRMPGEESDTESSRETSSDGSDSDYGVARRANNIVPGSWNQLDIADANIQRLNTLSLRNRPFGGSSSDESDTCNPLGQLTFEYLEHDQPFSREPLADKISVLASQFPALRTYRSCDLSPSSWISVAWYPIYRIPMGPTLQNLDACFLTYHSLSTPLPCNGTDGLPFRGFNVREFHDADMSLKLPLPTFGLAFYKFKVSVWNPDGVNESQKANSLLQAADNWLRLLQVNHPDFRFFVSHNTYWR; this is encoded by the exons ATGTCGGGTTCTGGTGGCGTTTCGATCGCGAGAAGCCGTGGCGGCGAGAGCCGGTTTTACAATCCGCCGCCGATGAGGAAGCAGCAACAACTGCAgcaacagcagcagcagcagcagatGACGACGACGACGATGCAGCGACGGGAACAAAGGCCGCCGTTGATTTCGAAGGGTTCGACGGAGAAGAGAACGGATCACGAGGATTGCGCCACTTTATTGCCGTCTTCTTCGTCTTCGTCGTCGTCGGCGAATAATAGCAGTAAAACAAATGATGATAATTCGACGAATTTGGATCGGTTCTTGGAGTTTACGACTCCTGTGGTTTCGGCTCAGTATTTACCCAAG ACAAGCATAAGAGGATGCAGAGGGCAGGAGCGTGGACTGGAGTGTCCTCCATATTTTGCGCTTAAGGATTTGTGGGAGTCTTTTAAAGAATGGAGTGCATATGGAGCTGGTGTTCCGCTTTTGTTGAACGGGAGCGACTCTGTAATGCAATACTATGTCCCTTATTTGTCTGGCATTCAGCTGTATGTTGACCCATCAAGACCCTCCCCAAGGCAGAG GATGCCTGGTGAGGAGAGTGATACTGAGTCATCGAGGGAAACAAGTAGTGATGGTAGTGATAGTGATTATGGAGTAGCAAGAAGAGCTAACAACATTGTCCCAGGTTCTTGGAATCAGCTGGATATTGCAGATGCAAATATTCAGAGATTGAATACACTGTCACTTAGAAATAGACCCTTTGGGGGTTCATCAAGTGATGAAAGTGATACTTGTAACCCTTTGGGTCAGCTTACTTTTGAATACTTGGAACATGATCAACCATTTAGTCGTGAGCCCTTGGCTGACAAG ATCTCGGTTCTGGCATCTCAGTTTCCAGCACTGAGGACATATAGGAGCTGCGATCTGTCTCCTTCGAGTTGGATTTCAGTTGCATG GTATCCAATATATAGGATACCGATGGGTCCAACTCTGCAAAATCTTGATGCCTGCTTTTTAACCTACCACTCTCTTTCTACACCCTTACCAT GTAATGGCACGGATGGGTTACCTTTCCGTGGCTTTAATGTTAGGGAGTTTCATGATGCTGACATGTCCTTAAAGCTACCATTGCCTACCTTCGGACTTGCTTTCTACAAGTTCAAAGTTTCTGTTTGGAATCCTGATGGGGTTAATGAATCCCAGAAAGCTAATTCCCTTTTGCAAGCTGCTGATAACTGGCTTCGGCTTTTGCAAGTGAATCATCCAGATTTCAGGTTCTTTGTTTCCCACAATACATACTGGCGGTGA